The following proteins come from a genomic window of Salvia hispanica cultivar TCC Black 2014 chromosome 4, UniMelb_Shisp_WGS_1.0, whole genome shotgun sequence:
- the LOC125219316 gene encoding probable receptor-like protein kinase At1g49730, which yields MAQCWPPPLLLLLSLLLQLGLSLSMAATDCPLDLSGSNFTRVASLCSNPADRGRCCRYINAMVAISVSQYANATSELGVAADMSERCIHTISKTFELYGVTSNATVFCGFGPKIHVTYRCQGRSTVTQMLQSPKFDDVAENCRAPLSEDKACRRCLNSGVLYLRNLLGPIDNVTLSTCRDATFAALASQVDYSSRLDIASCFFGVQGLIIPAGSPPPVPPPETSPRSPGAASPTQLSLSASLKGNHHINRLAVVLGIGVAVIALASILLAVLVVLIRRKHRELEDSDANDDAPPKALALSAKKFQDGPPGTFRKYSYRETKKATNNFNTVIGQGGFGIVYKAEFQGGLVAAVKRMSKVSEQAEGDFCRELELLARLHHRHLVALRGFCIERRERFLMYEFMANGSLKDHLHAEGRTPLSWRARIQIAIDVANALEYLHYYCDPPLCHRDVKSSNILIDENFVAKLADFGLAHASKNGSIFFEPINTDIRGTPGYLDPEYVISRELTEKSDVYSYGIVLLELITGRRAIQDNKNIIEWAQVILDSEGSRIDELVDPYLGDTYDFDQLRTAIAIVRWCTQRESRARPSIKQVLRLLYESSEPMHSGFVEAVEDDEGEGTENRGRKSRGKNVFSSGDRNLASSSSTSRSYCSRSFLLEMGSPQSPNNTPSI from the exons ATGGCGCAGTGCtggccgccgccgctgcttcttcttctttctctgcTTCTTCAATTGGGGCTTTCTCTGTCAATGGCTGCTACTG ATTGCCCGTTGGACTTGAGCGGGTCTAATTTCACGCGAGTCGCCTCCCTGTGCTCCAATCCGGCCGACAGAGGGAGGTGCTGTCGCTACATCAATGCCATGGTTGCTATCTCCGTCTCCCAATATGCAAACGCCACGAGCGAATTGGGGGTAGCTGCTGATATGTCAGAAAGATGTATTCACACCATATCTAAAACATTTGAGCTCTACGGGGTGACGAGCAACGCGACAGTTTTCTGTGGGTTTGGCCCGAAAATACATGTAACCTACAGGTGCCAAGGCCGTTCAACTGTCACACAGATGCTTCAGTCACCGAAGTTTGATGATGTCGCTGAGAATTGCAGGGCACCTCTCTCGGAGGATAAAGCTTGTCGGAGGTGCTTGAACTCGGGCGTTCTGTATCTTAGGAATCTATTAGGGCCTATCGATAATGTGACTTTGAGCACTTGTAGGGATGCAACTTTTGCTGCTCTTGCTAGCCAGGTTGATTATTCGTCAAGGCTCGACATTGCCAGCTGTTTCTTTGGTGTTCAAGGCCTCATCATTCCTGCAG GGTCTCCCCCTCCTGTACCTCCACCTGAGACATCTCCTCGTTCACCCGGTGCTGCTAGTCCAACTCAGCTTTCGCTGAGCGCATCTCTGAAGGGAAATCATCATATCAACCGGCTAGCGGTGGTTCTAGGCATTGGTGTAGCAGTTATAGCACTTGCTTCGATCTTGCTTGCAGTATTGGTTGTCCTGATCCGCAGGAAACATCGAGAGCTGGAGGATAGTGATGCAAACGACGATGCACCCCCAAAAGCTCTTGCTCTTTCCGCGAAAAAATTTCAGGATG GTCCGCCAGGTACGTTCAGGAAATACAGCTACAGAGAGACAAAGAAAGCCACGAACAATTTCAACACTGTCATCGGACAAGGGGGGTTTGGAATTGTTTACAAAGCAGAGTTTCAGGGTGGTTTAGTCGCAGCAGTGAAGCGGATGAGCAAAGTGTCGGAGCAGGCGGAAGGCGACTTTTGCAGGGAGCTGGAGCTCCTTGCCCGACTGCACCATCGCCATCTTGTTGCTTTGAGAGGCTTCTGCATAGAGAGGCGCGAGAG GTTTCTGATGTATGAATTCATGGCAAATGGAAGCTTAAAGGATCATCTTCATG CGGAGGGTAGAACTCCCCTAAGCTGGCGGGCTAGGATTCAGATTGCCATCGACGTGGCGAATGCACTC GAGTACCTCCATTATTACTGTGATCCTCCTTTGTGCCATAGAGATGTGAAGTCCAGCAATATATTAATAGATGAGAACTTTGTGGCTAAG CTTGCTGATTTCGGCCTCGCACACGCTTCGAAAAACGGCTCGATTTTCTTCGAACCCATAAACACCGACATACGAGGAACTCCGGGTTATTTGGACCCCGAGTACGTGATCAGTCGGGAGCTAACGGAGAAGAGCGATGTGTACAGTTACGGCATCGTCTTGCTAGAGCTGATCACCGGAAGACGAGCTATACAGGACAACAAGAACATCATCGAGTGGGCGCAGGTCATTTTGGACTCTGAGGGGTCGAGGATTGACGAGCTCGTTGATCCATATTTAGGCGATACTTACGACTTTGATCAGCTCCGGACGGCCATTGCCATTGTGAGATGGTGCACCCAGAGGGAGAGTAGGGCGAGGCCTTCGATTAAGCAGGTTCTGAGGCTTTTGTATGAGAGTTCGGAGCCTATGCACAGTGGGTTTGTTGAAGCTGTCGAGGACGACGAGGGTGAAGGCACGGAAAACAGGGGAAGGAAGAGCAGAGGGAAGAATGTGTTTTCCAGTGGAGACAGGAATCTTGCTTCTTCTTCGAGCACATCGAGATCATACTGCAGCCGGAGCTTCCTGCTGGAGATGGGCTCACCGCAGTCGCCTAACAATACACCGTCCATCTAA